The window CTGCACATCCCGGACAACGTGGTCCGGCTCTTTCCAGGCGATCCCGATCTGGCAGCGTTCAATGCGGTCAGCTATATGGGCTTTCCATTGATCGGCCCCGACGACCAGGTCCTGGGCAACCTGGCCGTCCTGGATACCAAACGTATGCCCGAGTCCTATCGGAACTTGGCCCTGTTCCGCATCTTTGCAGCCCGCGCCACGGCTGAAATGCTCCGCCTCCGGGCCGAGGCCGGGATGCGTGCCCGGGAGGAGACCCTCTCCGGCGTATTCAACGGAGCCATGGACGCCATCATCGAACTGGACCATGCCTTCCACATCGTGATCCTCAACCCGGCTGCCGGGCGCATGTTCGGCTGCGGCCGGGATTCATGCACGGGGAGGTCCTTCGGGCAATTGATCGCAAAGGAGGACTTCCAACGATTGCAGCAAATCGTTCGCACACTCGATGCACACAGCGACAGCAAACGAAGCATCTGGGTACCCGATGGCCTGAATGCCCTGGGCCCGAATCGCCTTCCCATTCGCACCGAAGCGACCCTCTCGCTAATCGAGATTCACGGTCGACCCGGTTATGTCCTGATTCTCAGGGACGTGAACGAACGCTTCGAGGCCCGCCGGCAGATCGAATCCCTCAGGGACGAAGCCGCTTACCTCAAGGGTGAAATTCAGCAGATCTACGACTTCGGCCAAATCATCGGCCAAAGCCAACCCTTCCGGGAAACCCTCGAACTGGTGGCCGAAGTGGCGCCCACCGATTCAACGGTCCTGATCATCGGGGAGACCGGCACCGGCAAGGAGCTGATCGCCCGGGCCATCCATGCGGCCAGTTCCCGCAAAGAGGGCCCTTTGATCACGGTCAACTGCGCCGCCATACCGGACATGCTCATGGAAAGCGAATTCTTCGGCCATGAAAAGGGCGCCTTCACCGGTGCCACCCAGCGCCGGGAAGGTCGATTCGGCCTGGCCGACCGCGGCACGCTTTTCCTGGATGAGGTGGGTGAGCTGAACCGCGAACTGCAGGCCAAGCTTCTGCGCGTCCTGCAGGAGGGCGAATTCACACCCGTAGGCGGATCGAGCACCCGCCGCGTGGACGTGCGCATCATCGCCGCCACCAACCGCGACCTCTCCCGCGCCGTCGGCGAGGGCCGCTTTCGCACCGACCTGTTCTACCGTCTCAACGTGTTTCCCATCCGTGTTCCCCCGCTGCGCGAGCGGGAGGCCGACATCGGCCTGCTCGCCGAACACTTCGCCGCCAAATACGCCGCGCGGATGAAACGGACCATCGCGCCGTTGAGCACCGAAGTTATCGAAAAATTGAAAGGCTACGACTGGCCCGGCAACGTGCGCGAGCTGCAGAACGTCATCGAACGCGGCGTGATCACCGCACGCCACGGGCATCTCCGGCCCGATCCTTTGCTGCCACGACGCCCAGCGCCCCCGCCGGACTCCGCGCCGCCCGCCGACGGCCGGGCCCATCGCCGGGTAAGGACCGTGCGCGAACTGCGCGAGCTGGAGCGCGGTAACATTCTGCTGGCCATGGAAAAGTCGCGCTGGCGGGTATCCGGTCGGGACGGTGCGGCCCGGCTCCTGGACATGCCGGCCTCGACCTTGCAGTCACGGATGAAAGCCCTGGGCATCCAAAGGCCGCCGCGGCCCAACGGTTAACGATTTCTCGTCAAACCCACTCGCGACATCTCGCCACTCACGACATTCCGTCACCCAGACCACCGCTTCCGGAATCCCGACAACTACCCAATATAATTTGCCTTTATTGCATATCGGCCGGTTGGCACGGCGAATGCTCAAGAACATGTCAAGCGGTATGAAATCAACCCAACGAGCAACCCTACAAGGGAGGAATAGATTATGACAAATACAGCCGTCAAAGCCGAAAGGCCGAATGTCGTCAATGGGGTCAATGTCGATGAATTGTTCGGTACCATCGATGCCGTCAAGACCGCACCTGTCATTGCCAAGTTCAAATTCAAAGCGGAAAACCAGTGGGTGGACGGCGGCCACAATCGGACCACCATCAAGAACTTCTACGGCACCCAGCAGGAACACCAGCGCCGGGAGCCGTTTGTGCTGGATGCCGACGAACCGCCGATCCTGCTGGGCCGGGACATGGGGCCCAACCCCGTGGAGTACGCCCTGACCGCCTTGGCCGCATGCGTCACCTCCTCCATCGTCTACCATGCGGCAGCCAAGGGAATAACCATCCGCGCCATGGAATCACGCCTGGAAGGCGATATCGATCTTCAGGGGTTTCTGGGGATTCGGGATGATGTGCCCCGCGGATACCAGGAGATCCGGATGTACGTCACCATCGATGCCGACGCATCCCCCGAAAAGCTCGCGGAGATCGTGGCGCTGGGACCGCAATACTCGCCGGTCTTCGACACGATCACCCGGGCCGTACCGGTGAAGGTGCAGTTGGAGAAATAATTCTGGACCGGCCGTATCGATCCGATGCGGCCGGTTTGCCTCCCAGCCTAATCCAGAAGTGCGATCGTCCTGAAGCCCACGTCAACGAACCCCTCCCAGGCCTGGCGCTGCAAGGGGGGGGCGATGCCGCCGTCGCGCGGCCACGAGGCGATTCGGCTCGTCAAGCGGTCGTCTCTTTTATCCGCCCTGGCGACTATCCACTCCTTGTTCACATCGACCGATGCCCCAAACGCCGTACCACTGGAAAGCACAGGACTGCCGCCCGCATCGTTCGGCAGGGACGTCATCATATGCGCGTGCGGGTCCGGGGTCGATCCTGAACGGTCGAGCGTCCCTCCGGCCGGCGACGGTGGATAAGCGGTCATGATTGCGCGCCACTGCACCAAGTCCGGCAATTGTTTCCGGTAATGGCGTGCGTAGGCGCGCGCGCCAAGCCAGGTGACGCGCACCACCGGTCGGGCCGCCCAGCGCGCATCGCGAAGCTGGAAAGAGCCGTTCTGGTAGATCACCTGTTCGTGGGGGGCACTGCCGTCCCCCAGGTAGATCCATATCTCTTCCCCGTGCTTCACCACGCCGTCGGCCACGCCCAACCGGTCCGCGACCGAATTCAAAAACTCCAGGTAGTGGTGAAAGGTCACCGGAGAGAGATCGGTGTAGAACGCGGGCCGGTCGGCTGCGGCCGGAACCAGGTGCATGGTGCGGCCGTCGGCGGCCAAGCGGGTCGGTGCCGGCTTGCCGCGATCTTCCCGGGCTGAACCGGCCGGCGCTTGAACGGCCCGCTGATTTGGCGCCGACGGCCGCCCTTCGAGGAGGCCGAAGAGATGGTACGCCGTCATGGCGGCCACCGCCAGCACGGCGGCGACGATTCCCGCCCAGATCCATCGTACCATGGGAGGTGCCGGGAGCGCGGCAGCGCTGATTTCGCACTCCCGGGCTTTAAGGGCCGCCGCCACGTCCAATTGCAACTCTGCGACGCTTTGATGCCGCAGATGCTTCTCTTCGCTGGTGGCCCGGCGAATGATGCCGTCGAGGGCGACCAGCAGCGGCGTTCGGGGATCATCCAATCCCACCGATTTGAACGGCAGCTGTTTGGGATCCATTCTGCCATGGATCGCCTCGAAAAGGATCTTGCCCAGGGCATAGATATCGGCCTCGCGCCCCGCCCGCCGAAAATCGGAAAACTGTTCGGGCGCCATGTAGGGCCAGGTCCCCTTGACATCCCAGGAATTGGATACGGCTGGCATCTGCATGGTGCGGGCCAGACCGAAATCTGCGATCTTGGGCGTTTCCCCATCCATGAGAATGTTTTCGGGCTTCAGGTCGCGGTGGACAATGCCGAAGCCGTGAATCGCCTGCACCCCCTCCAGCACCTGCAGGAAGTATTCGCGCAGCCAAACGACCAGCAGCGCTTCTTCGTCATCGAAACCCGTTTCGGACATGGTGTAGCGAAACGTATTGCCCGGGATGTACTCCATGGTAATGTACGCCACCGGTATCTGACGGCCGCCGCGCTGCACGGCCACCGAACCATAGTCGTAAATCTGGAGCACATTGGGGTGGCGCACCCGGGCCATGACCTGTACTTCCCGCTCGAAGCGGCCGAAGGCCGTCTCGATCTCTTCCGGATTTTCCTCCAGTTCCTGGAGCAGATTCTCCGAAATCAGTTTGATGGCCACATCGCGCTTGAGATTGAGCTGATGGGCGCGATACACTTCGCCCATGCCGCCCTTGCCGATGCGCTCCATCAGCAGCCACTTGCCTTCGATCACGCTGCCGGTATCGAAGAGCGGTGCCGCATCGGATTCTTGTATGGGTTTAGAAGCCGTCATGTTCCTTCACGGTCACGATCAAGGCGGTCACGTTGTCCGCTGTTTGTCTCTCCAGGGCCGCGGCCACCAGCGCCTTGGCCGTTCGGTCGGCATCATGGCCACGGGCCAGCACGGTGGCGAGCACCTCGGGCGTCAGGACGTTGTGCAGGCCGTCACTGCAGAGCAAGAACCGGTCGCCGGCCTGAATCCGATCGATGCGGTGGTCCACATGCGAGAGAGGTTCAATCGTTCCGACGACGTTGGTCAACAGGTGGCGCAGCGGATGCAGATGGGCGCTTTCCGGATCCACTTCCCCCTCGAAAATCATCTCCTGAACGAAGGTGTGATCGGTCGTCAGGCAGGTCAAATGCTCCCGGCGCCAGCGATAGATCCGGCTGTCGCCCACGTGGGCGACAATGCTGCAGTTCGTTGTCAGCAGCAGGCAGGAGAGCGTGGTGCCCATGTGGCACAGGCCTTTCCGGCCAGACGCCATGCGGCGCACAAGACGATCGACGCGCAGGACGGTTTCGACCAGATGGCGCTCGAGCGCTGCGGCCGTCCACGGCGGCGCTTCGTTCAGCGGCCGCTGGTAGAATGCGTTCAGCGCCCCGCAGGCAAGAGCGCTTGCTAAGCCGCCACCGCTATGCCCGCCCATGCCATCCGCCACGGCCACCAGCCGGCCTCTGGGGTTTTCGCCCTCCACAGCCGCGGGCGGAGAAATAAACACGGCGTCCTCGTTGTCGGCGCGAACCAACCCGATGTCGGTGCAAAATCCCATATCCAGCTCGAGACCGGCGGTAGAAGCACCCATCCGGCCGCCGCCTCCGGGGCTAACCGCAACAGCCGG is drawn from Desulfatitalea tepidiphila and contains these coding sequences:
- a CDS encoding sigma-54 interaction domain-containing protein; translation: MLTDTGITNENDLLQKIMQGTAGAVGASFFRALVKNLSHALGTHGAWITEYRPDTGHLHALAFWMGNGFVDHYEYDLAGTPCENTIKNKTHLHIPDNVVRLFPGDPDLAAFNAVSYMGFPLIGPDDQVLGNLAVLDTKRMPESYRNLALFRIFAARATAEMLRLRAEAGMRAREETLSGVFNGAMDAIIELDHAFHIVILNPAAGRMFGCGRDSCTGRSFGQLIAKEDFQRLQQIVRTLDAHSDSKRSIWVPDGLNALGPNRLPIRTEATLSLIEIHGRPGYVLILRDVNERFEARRQIESLRDEAAYLKGEIQQIYDFGQIIGQSQPFRETLELVAEVAPTDSTVLIIGETGTGKELIARAIHAASSRKEGPLITVNCAAIPDMLMESEFFGHEKGAFTGATQRREGRFGLADRGTLFLDEVGELNRELQAKLLRVLQEGEFTPVGGSSTRRVDVRIIAATNRDLSRAVGEGRFRTDLFYRLNVFPIRVPPLREREADIGLLAEHFAAKYAARMKRTIAPLSTEVIEKLKGYDWPGNVRELQNVIERGVITARHGHLRPDPLLPRRPAPPPDSAPPADGRAHRRVRTVRELRELERGNILLAMEKSRWRVSGRDGAARLLDMPASTLQSRMKALGIQRPPRPNG
- a CDS encoding OsmC family protein, with the translated sequence MTNTAVKAERPNVVNGVNVDELFGTIDAVKTAPVIAKFKFKAENQWVDGGHNRTTIKNFYGTQQEHQRREPFVLDADEPPILLGRDMGPNPVEYALTALAACVTSSIVYHAAAKGITIRAMESRLEGDIDLQGFLGIRDDVPRGYQEIRMYVTIDADASPEKLAEIVALGPQYSPVFDTITRAVPVKVQLEK
- a CDS encoding PP2C family protein-serine/threonine phosphatase, producing MGASTAGLELDMGFCTDIGLVRADNEDAVFISPPAAVEGENPRGRLVAVADGMGGHSGGGLASALACGALNAFYQRPLNEAPPWTAAALERHLVETVLRVDRLVRRMASGRKGLCHMGTTLSCLLLTTNCSIVAHVGDSRIYRWRREHLTCLTTDHTFVQEMIFEGEVDPESAHLHPLRHLLTNVVGTIEPLSHVDHRIDRIQAGDRFLLCSDGLHNVLTPEVLATVLARGHDADRTAKALVAAALERQTADNVTALIVTVKEHDGF
- a CDS encoding serine/threonine-protein kinase encodes the protein MTASKPIQESDAAPLFDTGSVIEGKWLLMERIGKGGMGEVYRAHQLNLKRDVAIKLISENLLQELEENPEEIETAFGRFEREVQVMARVRHPNVLQIYDYGSVAVQRGGRQIPVAYITMEYIPGNTFRYTMSETGFDDEEALLVVWLREYFLQVLEGVQAIHGFGIVHRDLKPENILMDGETPKIADFGLARTMQMPAVSNSWDVKGTWPYMAPEQFSDFRRAGREADIYALGKILFEAIHGRMDPKQLPFKSVGLDDPRTPLLVALDGIIRRATSEEKHLRHQSVAELQLDVAAALKARECEISAAALPAPPMVRWIWAGIVAAVLAVAAMTAYHLFGLLEGRPSAPNQRAVQAPAGSAREDRGKPAPTRLAADGRTMHLVPAAADRPAFYTDLSPVTFHHYLEFLNSVADRLGVADGVVKHGEEIWIYLGDGSAPHEQVIYQNGSFQLRDARWAARPVVRVTWLGARAYARHYRKQLPDLVQWRAIMTAYPPSPAGGTLDRSGSTPDPHAHMMTSLPNDAGGSPVLSSGTAFGASVDVNKEWIVARADKRDDRLTSRIASWPRDGGIAPPLQRQAWEGFVDVGFRTIALLD